CATCCAAGCAGTTCTAAAGCAGAAGCAAACAGAATCGAACCAGTACCCAACTCTTTCAATTGGGCGGTAGCATGATACGATTAGTCGGCCTTGCCTGCGCTGCGGTGTATCTCGTGATCGGATCGGGATCCCCGGCTCTTGCCAAAAAAACCGTTGTTGCTGCGCCCCCAGCTACGACCACCGCCTTTACCGGCTCCGCCGGGTGCCGTAGTTGCCATGAGAAATTCTACCAACTCTGGTCTACGTCCTTCCACGGTCTGGCCATGCGTCCCTACAATGATGCCTTTGCCAAATCCTTTCTGACGCCCCAAGTCCAGTCCATAGCCATCGGAGATGCCGCCTACCGGGTCGATATCGGACTTGGCCAGGGTTTTATAGTGGAAAAGACCGGCAAGATTGAAAAGAAATACCGTATCGCCCAGGTGCTCGGCGGGAAAAACGTCTTTTATTTCCTCACGCCCCTGGAGAAGGGCCGCCTCCAGACCCTGCCCCTGGCCTATGATGTCCGTAAAAAAGAATGGTTCGATATGGCTGGGAGCGGCGTGCGCCATTTTCCAACCGGGGCCACTGCCGCTGTCAATTGGAAAGAGTGGCCCTATACATTTAATACCGGTTGCTACGGCTGCCACGTCAGCCAATTCGCCACCAACTATGATCCCAAGACCGACACCTACCGCTCCAGCTGGACCGAGCCCGGTATCAACTGCGAAACCTGCCATGGACCGGGCCAGGAGCATGTCCGGGTCTGCGAGGCGGCCCCCAAGGACCGGCCGCCCAAGGATTTAAAACTCATTCGGGGCGGCCGGGATTTCAGCCATGCCCAGCAAAACGACCTGTGCGCCACCTGCCACGCCAAAGCCGTGCCGCTCACCAGTTCGTTTACGCCCGGGGACCGCTATTTCGACCACTACGACCTCATTACCTACGAGAACCCGGATTTTTACCCTGACGGGCGCGATCTCGGGGAAAACTACACCCAGACCTCCTGGTCGCGCAGTCCCTGCGCGCTCTCCGGCCAACTCGACTGCATGCACTGCCACACCTCCAGCGGCCGCTATAAGTTTAACGATCCAGCCAAAGCCAACGAGGCCTGCAATCCCTGCCATGCCGAGCGGGTGGCCAATGCTTCCAGCCATACCCATCACCCCGAGGGCAGCCCCGGCAACCGCTGCATCTCCTGCCACATGCCCATGACCGAGTTTGCCCGCATGCGCCGCAGCGACCACTCCATGCTGCCGCCGACCCCGGCAACAACCCTG
Above is a window of Desulfovibrio sp. TomC DNA encoding:
- a CDS encoding multiheme c-type cytochrome, yielding MIRLVGLACAAVYLVIGSGSPALAKKTVVAAPPATTTAFTGSAGCRSCHEKFYQLWSTSFHGLAMRPYNDAFAKSFLTPQVQSIAIGDAAYRVDIGLGQGFIVEKTGKIEKKYRIAQVLGGKNVFYFLTPLEKGRLQTLPLAYDVRKKEWFDMAGSGVRHFPTGATAAVNWKEWPYTFNTGCYGCHVSQFATNYDPKTDTYRSSWTEPGINCETCHGPGQEHVRVCEAAPKDRPPKDLKLIRGGRDFSHAQQNDLCATCHAKAVPLTSSFTPGDRYFDHYDLITYENPDFYPDGRDLGENYTQTSWSRSPCALSGQLDCMHCHTSSGRYKFNDPAKANEACNPCHAERVANASSHTHHPEGSPGNRCISCHMPMTEFARMRRSDHSMLPPTPATTLAYNSPNACNLCHADKDAAWANTHVRQWHARDYQAPVVRQAALIDAARRRDWSNLSGMLEYLGIKDPDAVSTTSLIRLLRSCPDPRKWGPIIAASKSSSPLVRAAAAEALGEVPSRQALDALLVAVSDDSRLVRIRAAAALSGIPRKALAEEHLAAVDKATAEYLEALQARPDLWTSQYNLGNYYLGQGDPKQAVVCYEKARSLDVAAVPPLVNTSIAYSQMGETGKAEGVLLEALRLAPNDGPAHFNLGLVMAERQDRVAAEKHLRAALASNPAMAEAAYNLSLLLGEADLIEAVAWSRKASQLRPDNPRYAYTLALFLYRAKDPDQALQVLRPVIESQPGYKEAVNLFGEIMKHTQAK